The nucleotide sequence CGATTCCCTCGCCGCCCTGCACCGGGCGCTGGATCTCGGTTGCACGTTCATCGACACCGCCGCCGGCTACGGTGACGGCCACAGCGAAAAACTCATCGCGCAGGTGCTCCACGACCGCCGCGCGGCGGGCAAGACGGCCCGGGTCTTCGTCGCCACCAAGACGCCACCCGCCGCCGGCCCCTGGCCACCCTCACCCTATTGCCGGGCCGAGGACCGCTACCCGGAGAAATACCTGCGCGAGAACATCGCGGCGCGGCTCGCGAATCTAGGCACGACCAAGCTCGACCTGCTCCAGCTGCATACCTGGACCCGGGCCTGGAACCGCGACCCCGTCCCCTTCAAGATCCTCCGCCAGCTCCAGCAGGAGGGTCTCGTCGGCCTCATCGGCGTCTCCACGCCCGAGCAGGATCAGAACAGCGTGATCGACCTGATGCGCGGGGGCTGGATCGATTCCGTCCAGGTGATCTACAACCTTTTCGAGCAGGAACCCGCCGCCGAGCTGCTCGACGTCGCCGCCGAGCACGGCGTGGCGGTCATCGTGCGCGTGGCCTTCGACGAGGGCGCGCTCACCGGCAAGTTCACCGCCGCCACGACTTTCGGGCCCGACGATTTCCGCGCGAGCTACTTCGCCGGCGACCGCATCGGCCGGGCCGTGGCCCGCGCCGACGCGATCAAGCCCGACCTGGCGGGCACCGGCTACACCCTGCCGCAGGCCGCGCTCAAGTGGGTGCTCGCCCATCCGGCGGTCTCGACCGTGATTCCCGGCATCCGCAGTGTCGCCCAGGCTGAGGCCAACTGCGGCGTGAGCGACCTGCCCGCGATGCCCGCCGCCCTGGTGGAAAAACTCCGCCGCCACAACTGGCGGCGCGGCGTCTGGTACGGGGGCAAATAAACCGCCGGCCCGCACCCGCAGCCCATGAATCCCTTCGCCCTGCTCGCCCCCCTCTTTCTCGCCCTCGAGGTCTGGCAGCTCGTGCTCAGCGAGCGTTACCTGGGCGTGAAGCAGATCCGCGTGAACGCCGATCCCCGCGCCCTGCCCATGGCGGGTTGGATGGCGGCCGGCTGGGCGGGCGGGCTGCTCGCCTATTATGTCTGGATGTTCACCCTCCTGCTCCACCCGGTCGGCCGCGCGCAGGGCGTGGTCCTGCTCGTCGTCACCGCCCTGGGCTACGCGGTCCGCACGACCTGCAGCCTGAAATGGGTGCTGGTCGTCCTGACGTTCGAAGGCTCCGTCCGCATCGGCATGCTGATCTCGCTGTTCGGCAGCACCTGGCGCCGCCTGATGATGTGAGCAGGAGGGCCGCTTCGCCCGCCAGCTTCCCGACTGATCTTGGGGCCACGGCGGCCTCGCCGTGGACGCCCTACCCCCGCGGTCCCGGCTCCGGCTGCGACTGGGCGAAAAAATCCTGCGCCGCCGCGAGCAGCTTGCCGTACTGGCCGTAGTCACCCGCCCACGAGTTCGGCACGCAGATCCGCTTGATCACCCCGCGGCCCACGCGGTCGGGCGCCTCGCCGTCGGGCGTCAACTCCAGCGTGAACTTCGGATCGTGGGTGTGCACCACATAGTGCCGTGCGCGCCCCTGGCGTTCCCGGTCAATCCGCACGAAGTGGGGGAAGTTCATCGCTGAGCCGCAGCTTGCCGCGGCCGGCCCGCCGCTCAAGGCCCAACTGGACCGGTTTAGCCTTGAGCCAACGGCCTCCTCCGGCGAAAACCTGCCTGCGCGCGACTCGCCCTATGAATCTCGACCCCGCCCCCCGTCCGTCCAAGCTGGTTTACCTTTCGATTGATGCCGGCTTGTTGGTCACCGCCCTGATCATCGTTTATTTCGCGAAGGATCCCTACGCCCCCCTGCCCTTCGTCAGCGCCGTGCTCTGCGTCGTGCTCGCCGCGATCATCGGCCTCGTTCCCTTCCTGATCGAATACGCCGCCGACTCCGCGGAATACGTGCAGGCCGAGCGCGGCCGCGTGGCCGAGCAGGTGCAGCGCCTCCACGCCGCCGGCGAGAGCCTCGCCCGCGCCGCCGCCCAGATCAAGGCCGTCGAGGAGGCCGTGCACAAGACCGCCCATGCCGCCGAGAACCTGCCCTACCGCATGCAGGAAAAACTCGCCGAGTTCAACGAGGCCCTCGCCGCCAAGGACAATGACGATCGCGAGGCGCTCGAGCGCGAGCTCGAGGAATTGCGCGCCGCCAACTCCACCGCCCTCAAGGCCGCCGCCGACAAGATTGCCAAGGCCACCGCCGAGTGGACCGCCCTCGAGGCCGCCAGCCGCAAGTCACTCGACGCCGCCCACGATACTTCCACCAAGCTCACCGACCGCCTCCACGCCGCCCTGGGCCAGCTCGATGCCCGCGTCGCCGACCTGAACAAGGCCGCCGCCGCGGTGCCGGTAAAGGCGGTCTCTGAACGCCGCGAGGCACCGCCGCTTCCGCCGGAGCCCGTCGCCGAGACACCCACCCCCGTGGTCGTGGTATCCTCGCCGGAAGCTCCGGCCGCCCGCCCTGAGCCCGTCGAAGGGGCCCGCCCTGAGCCCATCGAAGGGGTCATCGAATCCGTCACTTTCAGCGAAACCACCGGCAAACCGGCCAGCGAGGAAACCAAGCCGAAGAAGCCCCGCG is from Lacunisphaera limnophila and encodes:
- a CDS encoding aldo/keto reductase, with the protein product MQYRPFGRHGIPCSEIGFGAWAIGSHWGAQADTDSLAALHRALDLGCTFIDTAAGYGDGHSEKLIAQVLHDRRAAGKTARVFVATKTPPAAGPWPPSPYCRAEDRYPEKYLRENIAARLANLGTTKLDLLQLHTWTRAWNRDPVPFKILRQLQQEGLVGLIGVSTPEQDQNSVIDLMRGGWIDSVQVIYNLFEQEPAAELLDVAAEHGVAVIVRVAFDEGALTGKFTAATTFGPDDFRASYFAGDRIGRAVARADAIKPDLAGTGYTLPQAALKWVLAHPAVSTVIPGIRSVAQAEANCGVSDLPAMPAALVEKLRRHNWRRGVWYGGK